The window GGGGCCGGACGCCGCGGCCGAGGAGGGCGCCGCGATCGGTCACCACGCCGACTTCCCCGACGAGACGCGGGCGTTCTTCGACCCGGACGCGAGCGTCCCCGCCGACGCGCTCGGCGAGCCGGCGCTCTCGGGGACCGACGAGCTGGAGGCCGTCGTCGACCGCGTCGAGACCGTCGGGCTGGAGCCGTACGTCGCCCGGATCACGACCCGGGACCTCGCCGGGATGGGGTTCGAGGCGGTCCGCGTGCTCGTCCCCGGCGCGCAGCCGCTGTTCACCGGCGAGCCGTTCTTCGGCGACCGCGCCCGCGACGTGCCGCGGTCGATGGGGTTCGAGCCCGAGCTGGAGAAGGCGTACCACCCGTTCCCGTAGTCGCCCGTCTCCCCCCTCCCGCTCGCTGGCCGCCCCACCCGCCCTATTTAAGTCGCTGCCGGCCGCCGGCTCTCCCATGGACGTCGTATCCGACGCGGACGTCGAGGCGGCCGAGGCGGTCGACGACGTGTTCCTCACGCAGGGCGCGGTCGGCGAGGACACCAGCATCCAGCGGTTCGTCATCGATCCCGGGGCCGAGGTGCCGGAACACGACCACCACCACGAGCAGATCGGCGTGGTCACCGAGGGGGCGCTCACCTTCGTCGTCGACGGCGAGGAGCTGGTCGTCGAGGCCGGCGACACGTACGTCCTCCCCGGCGGCGAGCCGCACGCCGCGCGCAACGACGGCGACGAGACGGTCGTGGGGTACGACATCTTCTCGCCGCCGCGCGCGAACCCGGACTGGCGGGACTAAGCGCGACGCGACTATTTATAAACGAATAGGCGGTGCGGTGGCGCGCGCCTGCGAGCGGCCCATCGGCCGCGAGCAGCGCGCGCGAGGGAGTCGGTCGCCCGGAGCAACGCGGAGGGCGACCGACGAGGCTGGGGAGGTATGAGGCGCGGTGCGGTTGCGGTGGGTTGGACTCAAAGGGGCAGCCGCGAGGGGCGCGGAGGCGAAGCAAGCACCGCAGTGAGTGAGCGAAGCGAACGAGCGAGGAGCGCAGCGAGCGTGCGCGCCCCTCGCGGCTGGGGCTTTGGAGGTGGTCACCGCAAAGAGACCAGTCACGTATCGCCGAGCGGCTGGGGCTTTGGAGGTGGTCACCGCCGATCCGCACTCAACTGTTTATAAGTAATCGACTGGGCTTTGGAGGTGGTCACCGCCGATCCGCACTCAACTACTTATAAACGAGCGGTTGGGACTTTGGAGTCGATCGTCGCCCCGCCCGCGTCGTTCACAGACCAACCAACACGATCGGAGGCAACGCACGCCACTGTCACGCACCCTTTATCAATCGACCCCTAACTGGCTACATCGTAATGGCACGCGCGAGCGCCGGCCCCCGGCTCCACTTCGGCTTCTGTAACCTCAGCCTCTCGCACGAACGGCTGTACGGAGCCCTCGGGCTCGGCCTCGCGGAGCCCCGCGTCGTCGTCGACGCGGAGCCGGCCGAGTCGGTGACCGTCCGGACGACCGACGACGACCCCGCCACCGACCCCGCTATCCGCGACGATGTCCGCGAGTACGTCCGCACCGCCGCCGACCTGCTCGGCGTCGACGGCGCGCGCGTCACCGTCCGCGAGTCGCTGCCGCGCCACGCCGGGCTCGGGAGCGGCACCCAACTGGCCGCCGCGACGCTCGCGGCGGTCGCGACCGCCCACGGCGAGGCGCCCCGCGTCCGCGAGCGCGCCCCGGCGCTCGGTCGCGGGGGGCGCTCCGGCGTCGGCGTCGCGACCTTCGAAGCGGGCGGGTTCGTCCTCGACGCCGGTCACCCGACCGCCCGGTTCACGACCGACCGCCCCGCGGACGGCGAGTGGACCGTCCCGCCGGTAGCGGCCCGTCACGACGTGCCCGACGACTGGCGCTTCCTGCTCGTGCGCCCCGACGCCGACCCCGGTCGGAACGGGGACGCGGAGGACGATGCGATGCGGACCGCGGTGGAGCGCGCCGAGCCCGGGATCGCCGACCGCATCGGCGGGATCGTCACGCGGCGGGTGCTCCCCGCGATCGCGACCGGAAACGCCGAGCGGTTCGGCGCTGCGGTCGCGGAGATCGGCCGCCTCAACGGCGCGTGGTACGCCGACGAGCAGGGGGGCGTCTACCGCCCGCCCGTCGGCGACGTGGTGGCGTCGCTGTCCGACGCCGCGGCGGTGTTCGGCGCGGGGCAGTCCTCCTGGGGCCCGACCGTGTACGGCGTCACCGACGCCGCGAACGCCGACGCCGCGGCGACCGCGGGCGAGCGCGCGCTGGACGAGGCGGGCGTGTCGGGATCGGTCGCGGTCGTCCGCGCGGCGGACGGCGGGGCGCGGGTGACGGAGTAGCGGGTCGGTCGGCTGTTGGCGGATCGGCCGCCGGCGAGTCGGTCGGTCGGCCGCCGCGCGCTTTCCGCACCCACACGAGCAACAACACTAAGCGGTGCGGCGCCCCCGTACGGGACATGACGAGCGTTCCGTTCGGCGTCGCCCGCCTCGACTCGATCCTCGGCGGCGGCGCGCCGCCGGGCAACGTCGTGCTGCTCGCCGGCGAGTCCGGAGCGGGCGCGCGCGAGTTCCTGTACACGAGCGCGGCGATGAACGCCCTCGGGCGCGCGGACGAGGAGCTGTTCGACCTCTACTACGGCGGCCTCCCCGCGGACGCCGAGCTCCCCGAGGAAATCCACTACCTCTCCTTTACCGCCGACACGGACGCGCTCACCCGCGAGATGGGGTACACGATGGCCGACGAGATCGTCGACGCCGCGATCGACGAGATCGCCTTCCGGGACCTCTCGCCGGAGTACTTCCAGCTGAGCCCCATCCCCCGCGACTGGTACGAGGAGGAGACGGCGTCGATCACGGAGCTCGGCGACCGCGGCGAGTACGAGGACGTGCTCACGGCGTTCGGCGACTACCTCTCGGCGAACGCCGACGGGAGCTTAGTCTGTATCGACTCCGTCACCGACCTCCTCTCGATGGTCGACGAGGACACGGAGTGGAGCGACGTGGCGATGGTGATGAAGGGGTTAAAGAAGGCCGCCTACCAGTGGGGCGGGCTCATCCTCGTGTTGGTGAACACCGACTCGATCACCGACGCGGAGTTCGGCGCCCTGATGGACGCCGCGGGCGGGACCCTCCAGTTCACCTGGGAGAGCGGCGGCTCCCAGCGCGCCCGGACCATGTTCGTCCGCGAGTTCCGCGGCGTCCTCTCCCGGCTGGAGGAGGAGAACATCGTCCGGTTCGAGACCGAGATCCACGAGGGCGGCTTCGACATCAGCGACGTGCGGAAGATCCGGTGAGCGGGATCGACCCGGCTGGTGGCGACCGCACTCGGCCGATTCCGTCCGCCGAGTATCGATCCGGAGAATGACGCGACAGATTACTTAAGTCTCCTCCCTAAACGGAGTGTAGATGACGGGGGACCCGCGATGAGCGACCTCGATCCGACCGACGGGACGGTCGACGCCGCGATCGAGGCCGCCGCCGACGAGGCCGGCGTCGGCCGCGAGGAGCTGCTGAAGCGCGCGATCGTCACCCTCGCGGAGGGGGAGGACATCGACGTCCCGGACGCCGAGGAGGTGGCGGCGCTCGAGTCGCGGCTCGACGAGCTCGACGCCGACGTCGACGAGAAGGTGGCTGACCTCCGCGAGCGCTTCGTCGAGCTCTACCGCGACCTGGAGGCGAAGGCGCCGGCCGACCACGCCCACGCCGAAACGGCGGAGCGGCTGGACGCGCTCGCGGCCGACCTCGACCGGGTCTCAGAGCGACTCGACGAGCTCGAGGCGGACGCGGTGTCGCGTTCGACCGTCGACGAGGCGGTCGAGGAGCGCGTCGGCGACCTCGACGACCGGCTCGCCGAC is drawn from Halorubrum sp. CBA1229 and contains these coding sequences:
- a CDS encoding HTR-like protein codes for the protein MTSVPFGVARLDSILGGGAPPGNVVLLAGESGAGAREFLYTSAAMNALGRADEELFDLYYGGLPADAELPEEIHYLSFTADTDALTREMGYTMADEIVDAAIDEIAFRDLSPEYFQLSPIPRDWYEEETASITELGDRGEYEDVLTAFGDYLSANADGSLVCIDSVTDLLSMVDEDTEWSDVAMVMKGLKKAAYQWGGLILVLVNTDSITDAEFGALMDAAGGTLQFTWESGGSQRARTMFVREFRGVLSRLEEENIVRFETEIHEGGFDISDVRKIR
- a CDS encoding beta-ribofuranosylaminobenzene 5'-phosphate synthase family protein, whose protein sequence is MARASAGPRLHFGFCNLSLSHERLYGALGLGLAEPRVVVDAEPAESVTVRTTDDDPATDPAIRDDVREYVRTAADLLGVDGARVTVRESLPRHAGLGSGTQLAAATLAAVATAHGEAPRVRERAPALGRGGRSGVGVATFEAGGFVLDAGHPTARFTTDRPADGEWTVPPVAARHDVPDDWRFLLVRPDADPGRNGDAEDDAMRTAVERAEPGIADRIGGIVTRRVLPAIATGNAERFGAAVAEIGRLNGAWYADEQGGVYRPPVGDVVASLSDAAAVFGAGQSSWGPTVYGVTDAANADAAATAGERALDEAGVSGSVAVVRAADGGARVTE
- a CDS encoding cupin domain-containing protein — translated: MDVVSDADVEAAEAVDDVFLTQGAVGEDTSIQRFVIDPGAEVPEHDHHHEQIGVVTEGALTFVVDGEELVVEAGDTYVLPGGEPHAARNDGDETVVGYDIFSPPRANPDWRD